One Triticum dicoccoides isolate Atlit2015 ecotype Zavitan chromosome 3B, WEW_v2.0, whole genome shotgun sequence genomic window, AGACCGAAACAAGACATAGGACATAGCACGCTTTGGAAGAAAATTAGATGATTTGAACCTTTGGAGTTACTTGATAGAAGAGTTATTGTTGAAGCAGTTGAACACAATGCCGGGTAGCTCACTTATTTTATATGCATCGTCTAACAACCCAGCTGCCCTGCAGCATCTCACCGTTCTCTCCCAGAAACCACCCTTCTTTCTCTTCCCTACATGCACCCCATCCTCCTACTATATAAACCACCCCATTCTGCACCTCATAACCCACAAGAAGAGAAGTAGAAACAAACAAATAACAAGTCTCTTCTATTACTTGTACAAAGTGCAGCTAAGGACACTTACATGGCGACTTCCATGAGTTGCCTGTTGGTGCTATGCCTTGTCTGTCCCCTCCTTGCTGGTGTCGTACGTGCCAACCCATGGTACGGCTTGTTCCCACAGTTCTACGACCACTCTTGCCCGAAGGCAAAGGAGATTGTGCAATCCATCGTGGCGCAGGCTGTTGCCCAGGAGACCAGGATGGCAGCATCCTTGGTCAGGCTGCATTTCCATGACTGCTTTGTCAAGGTCTCTGTTTCCTCTTTCCTATAGTATCCTTTACATGTTTCTACAATGATACTTGCTGAACATAGTTCCTGCAATGTAGTACAGAAAATTACTATTTCATTGTGAGTCTGTGACTAATAGGATAAGCTATGCATTTTATTTCTGAACTTACAGCAGTTCCAATGCTTAACTAAATGCCTAAAGTGTTACTTTTGCAATATTTGTCCTCCATATGGGgaaccttgtcctcaggaacatggAAGAATCTGTAGTTCCTAGGCTAAACTTTTAGTTTTACCAATGATAAGATAGCCTGCCTACAATGCCCATACGACCACTACTTATTGTCTTGATGACATGATCGAGTCCGTACCATGATTGCTTTTTCCCCAAAAAGATGGCGATTGCTTAATTCAAGTGCACAATAATTGGCACTCTCCATGCAATGCTCATCCTTCACAAAATCCATGTACCTGATCCAATGAAACTACTATTTCGTTGTATGTACCCAATCTATGTAGTACCAGTAACtttttctgactttttttttcttctGTGTATAGGGGTGCGACGCATCCGTGCTACTGGACAACAGTAGCAGCATAATCAGCGAGAAGGGGTCCAACCCCAATCTGAACTCCCTCCGCGGGTTCGAGGTCGTTGACCAGATCAAGGTCGCCCTTGAGACAGCCTGCCCCGGTACTGTCTCCTGCGCCGATATcctcgccctcgccgcccgtgACTCTACTGTCCTTGTATGTGCACACCAAAAATAATTCTTTCCAAGATAGCATGAATTAAACAATGCGTCCAGTATTTGTGATTCTTTGGGACCCAAATTAACCTGCAGGTTGGTGGCCCTTACTGGGACGTGCCACTCGGCCGCAGGGACTCTCTGGGCGCGAGCATCCAGGGATCAAACAATGACATCCCTGCCCCCAACAACACCctccccaccatcatcaccaagttCAATCGCCTCGGTCTCAACGTCGTCGATGTCGTCGCCCTCTCAGGTGGCCACACCATCGGCTTGTCCCGCTGCACCAGCTTCCGGCAGAGGCTGTACAACCAGTCGGGCAACGGCCTGGCAGACAGCACACTGGATGTGTCCTACGCGGCGCAACTAAGGCAGGGGTGCCCCCGCTCCGGCGGCGACAACAATCTCTTCCCACTCGACGTcgtcagctcgaccaagtttgacaACTTCTACTTCAAGAACATCCTTGCCGGTAGGGGTCTCCTCAGCTCTGACGAGGTCCTGCTTACCAAGAGCGCGGAAACAGCAGCACTCGTGAAGGCGTACGCGAATGATGTGCATCTCTTCTTCCAGCACTTTGCACAGTCGATGGTGAACATGGGCAACATCATGCCACTGACTGGGTCACAGGGGGAGATCAGGAAGGACTGCAGGAGGCTCAACAACTATCACTGAGTTACTGAAGCTCCTGAAAGTGCTGAATTGTGTGGGAAGTTGGCGCCATATTTTGTTTGAATAAGCAAGTGTGGTTGTAATTTTCAAAATCGCTTGATCATTTGTGTTATGTAATTGCATTATGAAATGTGTGTAATAATAATTCAATATATAAGATGAGTTCACTTGTTTGCTTTAGAGCTGGTTGTTTGACATAACTTACCAAGTTCTGACTTCCAAATTTCACTCATGGTATACATCCACCTATTGTTCAACAGCTCTCGTGGTACTCCAGCTGTGCTGACTTCAAGATTTATCATCTGTCAAAATAAAATGGATCAAAAAGAATTAGTCTTTCAAGAT contains:
- the LOC119275779 gene encoding peroxidase 15-like yields the protein MATSMSCLLVLCLVCPLLAGVVRANPWYGLFPQFYDHSCPKAKEIVQSIVAQAVAQETRMAASLVRLHFHDCFVKGCDASVLLDNSSSIISEKGSNPNLNSLRGFEVVDQIKVALETACPGTVSCADILALAARDSTVLVGGPYWDVPLGRRDSLGASIQGSNNDIPAPNNTLPTIITKFNRLGLNVVDVVALSGGHTIGLSRCTSFRQRLYNQSGNGLADSTLDVSYAAQLRQGCPRSGGDNNLFPLDVVSSTKFDNFYFKNILAGRGLLSSDEVLLTKSAETAALVKAYANDVHLFFQHFAQSMVNMGNIMPLTGSQGEIRKDCRRLNNYH